A stretch of the Chlorobiota bacterium genome encodes the following:
- a CDS encoding energy transducer TonB: MKNKDRIQIGAQELKKVYNKNLIVGLFGAVIAHLILIGIVLINSKIGVAKSPKIEFPLSTTVIRLPFIEIPKTIKITNNNNAIKKQSQVFKSTNTNYSNNRRIINKINSTGNPIKNVNQIIDLNFINNDSLDNSSVNLNNSIESNIGGNSINDNKPNQNGKLINGNSYTSLNDNSEDFIFVEKEVEFDYNEILKNIEYPQIAMNNGVQGKVTVLVYVNDEGKVTTTKVIESENKILEDVAISAIKKTNYKPAEQNGIKVGIWISIPIKFSLSR; encoded by the coding sequence ATGAAAAACAAAGATAGAATTCAAATTGGAGCACAAGAACTTAAAAAAGTATATAACAAAAACCTAATCGTAGGTTTATTTGGAGCAGTAATTGCACATTTGATTTTAATAGGAATAGTTTTAATTAATAGTAAAATTGGAGTAGCAAAATCGCCAAAAATTGAGTTCCCATTAAGCACAACTGTTATTAGGTTACCTTTTATAGAAATTCCAAAAACTATTAAAATTACTAATAATAATAACGCAATAAAAAAACAATCCCAGGTATTTAAATCAACAAATACAAATTATTCTAACAATCGAAGAATTATTAATAAAATAAATTCAACTGGTAATCCTATAAAAAATGTAAATCAAATAATAGATCTAAATTTTATTAATAATGATTCTTTAGATAATTCATCTGTCAATTTAAACAATTCAATAGAAAGCAATATTGGTGGTAATAGCATAAATGATAATAAACCAAATCAAAATGGGAAATTGATTAATGGAAATAGTTATACAAGTTTAAATGATAATTCTGAAGACTTTATTTTTGTTGAAAAAGAAGTTGAATTTGATTACAACGAGATTTTAAAAAATATTGAATATCCACAAATTGCAATGAACAATGGAGTTCAAGGTAAGGTTACGGTTCTGGTCTATGTTAATGATGAAGGAAAAGTTACTACAACAAAAGTTATAGAATCAGAAAACAAAATACTTGAGGATGTTGCAATAAGTGCAATAAAAAAAACTAATTACAAGCCAGCTGAACAAAATGGAATAAAAGTAGGAATTTGGATTTCAATACCAATAAAATTCTCACTTAGTAGATAA
- a CDS encoding energy transducer TonB, protein MSIPEKLKYGAAELKRVYEKNLSMAFGISVGIHLCLFLIYSCGMKVGKAGGSKTAPVAKMKLMNLAPPPQQASTEPPPPPPMIQENLITNNGGGGVASYAGTPVAVPDALITPDMKEFATTKEVNVATTTSGDGTGFKIEDTEIKDNIGNGPKVQVDEKKADEDKLPEPDEFVSVEKDANLDYDDLQKRVEYPEIARRNNVEGKVIIRVLVGKDGRAMKTLIDQSDNKLLESAAKKAVLETSFTPAIQNGTPVVQWISVPVNFKLSQ, encoded by the coding sequence ATGAGCATACCAGAAAAACTTAAATACGGTGCTGCAGAGTTAAAAAGGGTTTATGAAAAAAATCTTTCCATGGCTTTCGGCATATCTGTAGGAATTCATTTATGTTTATTCTTGATTTATAGTTGTGGAATGAAGGTAGGTAAAGCTGGTGGCTCAAAAACAGCACCTGTTGCAAAAATGAAGTTAATGAACTTAGCTCCTCCACCGCAACAAGCAAGCACAGAACCACCTCCTCCTCCTCCAATGATTCAAGAGAATCTTATAACAAATAATGGAGGAGGTGGTGTTGCATCTTATGCAGGTACTCCGGTTGCTGTTCCTGACGCACTTATAACTCCTGATATGAAAGAGTTTGCAACAACAAAGGAAGTAAATGTTGCTACAACTACTTCTGGTGATGGAACTGGATTTAAAATTGAAGACACTGAAATAAAAGACAACATTGGGAATGGTCCTAAAGTGCAAGTGGATGAAAAAAAAGCTGATGAAGACAAACTTCCCGAACCAGATGAGTTTGTTTCAGTAGAGAAAGATGCAAATCTTGATTATGATGATTTACAAAAGAGAGTTGAGTATCCAGAAATTGCTCGCAGAAATAATGTTGAAGGTAAAGTTATAATTAGAGTATTAGTTGGAAAAGATGGTAGAGCTATGAAAACTTTAATAGATCAAAGTGATAATAAATTATTAGAATCTGCTGCAAAAAAGGCTGTACTTGAAACTTCATTTACACCTGCAATACAGAACGGTACTCCAGTAGTTCAATGGATATCTGTACCAGTAAACTTTAAGTTAAGTCAATAA
- a CDS encoding 3'-5' exonuclease, with protein MNETKLKNIDVKKILFFDIETVPQKSSFSELDETWKVLWKIKCKSLLKKDKSEEVTEIEAQDKYSEAGIYSEFGKIACISVGVITQIDNCFGFRLKSFSNFDESILLREFSKLLNDKFSDSTNSILCGHNIKEFDVPYIARRMIINHIDLPNLLEIYGKKPWELSYLLDTMELWKFGDYKSYTSLKLLAAVFGIPSPKDDIDGSQVGAVFWKEKDLSRIVKYCQKDVLTTAQIFLKYINSDPINTNQIEYVE; from the coding sequence ATGAATGAAACTAAATTAAAAAATATCGATGTAAAAAAAATCCTTTTTTTTGATATCGAAACGGTTCCTCAAAAATCTTCATTTTCTGAACTAGATGAAACTTGGAAAGTGCTTTGGAAAATAAAATGTAAGTCATTATTAAAAAAAGATAAATCTGAAGAAGTTACAGAAATTGAAGCCCAAGACAAATATTCTGAGGCAGGAATTTATTCTGAGTTTGGAAAAATTGCTTGCATATCAGTTGGTGTAATAACACAAATAGATAATTGTTTTGGTTTTAGATTAAAATCATTTTCAAATTTTGATGAATCAATTTTGTTAAGAGAATTTAGTAAACTGTTAAATGATAAATTTTCAGATTCAACAAATTCTATTTTATGCGGACATAATATTAAGGAATTTGATGTTCCCTATATTGCTAGAAGAATGATAATCAACCATATTGATCTTCCTAATTTACTTGAGATCTATGGAAAAAAACCTTGGGAATTATCATATTTATTAGATACTATGGAATTATGGAAATTTGGTGATTATAAAAGTTATACATCATTAAAACTATTAGCAGCAGTTTTCGGAATCCCTTCACCAAAAGATGATATTGATGGAAGCCAAGTTGGAGCAGTATTTTGGAAAGAAAAAGATTTAAGTAGGATTGTTAAATATTGTCAAAAAGACGTGCTTACAACAGCTCAGATCTTTTTAAAGTATATTAATTCTGATCCAATTAATACTAATCAAATTGAATATGTTGAATAA
- a CDS encoding MotA/TolQ/ExbB proton channel family protein, translating into MKKYFVPLVILGCVIIGFLIFNIVFGNASHFNDALKKEPKDLMGTVYTGGPLVAILLSLILMMVTFIIERIFSLTKAAGSKRTEVFVHEVDKLVEKGDLKGAMAACDSQKGSAASVIRAGLDRYEQLQSSPLDADKKLAEVKRSIDETMGLETPMLEKNLIVLSTVASTSTMIGLLGTTIGMIRAFQALATAGQAASATQLSIGISEALINTAGGLIAAIISIVGYNFFTTKVDGMVYGIEEGVQQLMETLAMKTK; encoded by the coding sequence ATGAAAAAGTATTTTGTCCCTTTAGTAATTCTTGGTTGTGTAATTATTGGCTTTTTAATTTTCAACATTGTATTTGGTAATGCTAGCCACTTCAATGATGCATTGAAAAAAGAACCAAAAGACTTAATGGGTACTGTATATACAGGAGGACCTCTTGTAGCTATTTTGCTTTCATTGATTCTTATGATGGTAACTTTTATAATTGAAAGAATTTTCTCATTAACAAAAGCTGCTGGTTCAAAAAGAACAGAAGTGTTTGTTCATGAAGTTGATAAATTAGTTGAAAAAGGAGATTTAAAAGGAGCAATGGCTGCTTGTGATTCGCAAAAAGGTTCTGCCGCAAGTGTTATACGTGCTGGATTAGATAGATATGAGCAATTGCAATCTTCTCCACTTGATGCTGATAAAAAACTAGCTGAAGTAAAAAGATCTATTGATGAAACAATGGGACTTGAAACTCCAATGTTAGAAAAAAATCTTATAGTACTTTCAACAGTTGCTTCAACTTCAACAATGATTGGATTATTAGGAACAACTATTGGTATGATTAGAGCGTTCCAAGCCTTAGCAACTGCTGGTCAGGCTGCAAGTGCTACCCAACTTTCAATTGGTATTTCTGAAGCACTTATTAATACAGCTGGAGGTCTTATTGCTGCAATTATTTCTATTGTTGGGTATAATTTCTTTACAACTAAAGTTGATGGAATGGTTTATGGAATAGAAGAAGGAGTTCAACAATTGATGGAAACTTTAGCCATGAAGACCAAATAA
- a CDS encoding biopolymer transporter ExbD encodes MSSVDLGGGGGHKKKGGARKPKRVGFRMDMTPLVDVAFLLLTFFMFATTMSQPQIMEMSIPPEIKDVQVRQTELLNLFIRGDNQLIYNTGVNPAFKKVDMRELKALSVAENSKMGNKLITSLKVDSKATYDRLVQVLNELNLAEGELALTYSKDPGIGKRERRFALVPLTEKEKTEIEKVL; translated from the coding sequence ATGTCAAGTGTAGATTTAGGTGGTGGAGGTGGCCATAAGAAAAAAGGTGGTGCGAGAAAACCTAAGAGAGTAGGATTTAGAATGGATATGACACCACTTGTAGATGTGGCGTTCCTTTTACTTACATTCTTCATGTTTGCTACAACAATGAGCCAACCTCAGATCATGGAGATGTCAATTCCTCCTGAAATTAAAGATGTTCAAGTAAGGCAAACCGAATTGTTAAATCTGTTTATTAGAGGAGATAATCAATTGATATATAATACAGGTGTTAACCCAGCCTTTAAGAAAGTTGATATGAGAGAGTTAAAAGCTCTTTCAGTAGCAGAAAATTCTAAGATGGGAAATAAGTTAATAACAAGTTTAAAAGTTGATTCAAAAGCTACTTATGATAGATTAGTTCAAGTATTGAATGAACTTAACTTAGCAGAAGGTGAGCTAGCTTTAACTTATAGTAAGGATCCTGGTATTGGTAAACGTGAACGTAGGTTCGCATTAGTTCCTTTAACAGAAAAAGAAAAAACTGAGATTGAGAAAGTTTTATAA
- the trxB gene encoding thioredoxin-disulfide reductase, which translates to MSNHKKVIVIGSGPAGLTAALYTGRANLSPLIFEGHQPGGQLMITTEVENYPGYEHGIQGPDMMDIFRKQAHRFGAESKYELVTEIDFSKKPFTIKSERGDTFTSDSIIVSTGATAKLLGLEGEMKFMGYGVSACATCDGFFFKNQEVIVVGGGDTAMEEANYLTRFCSKVVLIHRRDEFRASRIMIDRAKNNPKIEILMNTTISEIIGDTDPVKKVTSVVLKNTINGEEVNKSINGVFIAIGHKPNTELFKGVLDMDENGYLITKGKSSYTNIDGVFACGDCQDHIYRQAITAAGSGCMAAIDSERWLENN; encoded by the coding sequence ATGTCTAATCACAAAAAAGTTATTGTTATCGGTTCAGGACCCGCGGGTTTGACTGCAGCTCTTTATACTGGAAGAGCTAATCTTAGCCCATTAATTTTTGAAGGGCACCAACCTGGTGGACAATTGATGATTACAACTGAAGTAGAAAATTATCCTGGTTATGAACATGGGATTCAAGGACCAGATATGATGGATATTTTCAGAAAACAAGCACACCGTTTTGGTGCCGAAAGTAAATATGAACTTGTTACAGAAATTGATTTTTCAAAAAAACCATTTACAATTAAATCTGAACGTGGTGATACCTTCACTTCTGATTCAATTATTGTTTCAACAGGTGCAACAGCAAAATTACTGGGGTTAGAAGGTGAAATGAAGTTTATGGGTTATGGTGTGTCAGCTTGTGCTACTTGTGATGGATTCTTCTTTAAAAATCAAGAAGTAATAGTTGTTGGTGGTGGTGATACTGCCATGGAAGAAGCAAACTATTTAACTAGGTTTTGTTCTAAAGTTGTTTTGATTCATCGTCGTGATGAATTTAGAGCCTCAAGAATTATGATAGACAGAGCAAAAAATAATCCTAAAATTGAAATTTTAATGAATACAACCATTAGTGAAATTATTGGTGATACAGATCCTGTTAAAAAAGTTACTTCAGTTGTTTTAAAAAATACTATAAATGGAGAAGAAGTAAATAAATCAATTAATGGAGTGTTTATTGCAATTGGACACAAACCAAACACAGAATTGTTTAAAGGTGTTTTAGATATGGATGAAAATGGATACTTAATAACTAAGGGCAAATCTTCTTACACAAATATTGATGGTGTTTTTGCTTGTGGTGATTGTCAAGACCATATTTACCGACAAGCTATAACAGCCGCAGGAAGCGGATGTATGGCTGCAATTGATTCTGAAAGGTGGCTTGAAAATAATTAG
- a CDS encoding biopolymer transporter ExbD, whose amino-acid sequence MAHKMKRVGVVMDMTPLVDVAFLLLTFFMFTAKFKSDVESEQKFDIQRPKASADTTKLPEKNTATVKVAIEGNDTTIWYALSNVSDRSPVYMIVPGTDATKASSMTQIQIPDTSTLGAMILQTRRQNSKYKFVVDADKRVNYGRIEQVMNTMRNQGATIFNFVTIKQS is encoded by the coding sequence ATGGCACATAAAATGAAAAGGGTTGGTGTAGTAATGGATATGACTCCTTTAGTGGATGTAGCGTTCTTATTACTGACATTCTTTATGTTCACTGCAAAGTTTAAATCTGATGTTGAAAGTGAACAAAAATTTGATATTCAAAGACCAAAAGCCTCAGCTGACACAACTAAATTACCTGAAAAGAATACAGCAACTGTAAAAGTTGCTATCGAAGGAAATGACACTACAATTTGGTATGCTTTATCAAATGTTAGTGATCGTTCACCTGTTTATATGATTGTTCCAGGTACAGATGCAACAAAAGCAAGTTCAATGACTCAAATTCAAATTCCAGACACAAGTACTTTAGGAGCTATGATTCTTCAAACTCGAAGGCAAAATAGTAAATATAAATTTGTTGTTGATGCTGATAAAAGAGTTAATTATGGAAGGATAGAGCAAGTAATGAATACTATGAGAAATCAAGGTGCAACTATATTTAACTTTGTTACAATCAAACAGAGTTAA